In a single window of the Mucilaginibacter defluvii genome:
- a CDS encoding sugar transferase, with amino-acid sequence MSDTNGSIIALVNCDNNLVDFFKGMSLPVKDVICYNDNEELTDALEKGTSIAAVISKSEILAPGGVQLIETIKKTRTDAPPFFLVVNHLSANLRKLALESGVVDVFWQPLVAENVESRINFTLTQWSKLKTNLVKKVPSPKKIPIGKRIFDIVFAGGVLLILSPLFLIIYLAIKLESRGPAFYYSLRVGTGYNVFKFYKFRSMYVNADQRIKDLKHLNQYTIDAQSKQEKSASDNTNYLCAECTQYGKCQFPLHADKVTWCEKQYISSKREGGDSAFFKIKNDPRITKIGNFIRNTSIDELPQLWNVIKGDMSIVGNRPLPLYEAEKLTTDKYALRFAAPAGITGLWQVEKRGKAEMSEEERLMLDNYYAEHHSLWNDARVILKTIPALLQKEQV; translated from the coding sequence TAAAAGATGTAATTTGCTATAACGATAACGAGGAACTTACCGATGCCCTTGAAAAAGGAACCAGCATTGCCGCAGTAATTTCGAAAAGCGAGATTCTGGCTCCGGGTGGCGTACAACTTATCGAAACTATTAAAAAGACGCGTACGGATGCCCCGCCGTTTTTTCTGGTGGTAAACCACCTGAGCGCTAACCTGCGCAAACTGGCCCTTGAGTCGGGCGTGGTTGATGTTTTCTGGCAGCCGCTGGTTGCTGAGAATGTTGAATCGCGCATTAATTTCACGCTTACACAATGGAGCAAACTTAAAACCAATCTGGTTAAAAAAGTTCCTTCGCCAAAAAAAATTCCGATTGGCAAGCGCATATTCGATATTGTTTTTGCCGGCGGTGTGTTGCTGATACTGTCTCCCCTATTCCTGATTATTTACCTGGCTATCAAACTGGAGTCGCGCGGGCCGGCGTTTTATTATTCGCTGCGTGTGGGTACCGGTTACAATGTGTTTAAGTTCTACAAGTTCCGCTCGATGTATGTAAATGCGGATCAACGTATAAAGGACTTGAAGCATCTTAACCAATATACTATTGACGCGCAAAGCAAGCAGGAAAAGTCAGCAAGCGACAATACCAATTACTTGTGTGCTGAGTGTACCCAATATGGTAAATGCCAGTTCCCGCTGCATGCTGATAAGGTTACCTGGTGCGAAAAACAGTACATCAGCTCAAAACGCGAAGGTGGCGATTCGGCCTTCTTTAAGATCAAGAATGACCCACGTATTACCAAGATAGGCAATTTTATACGTAACACCAGTATTGACGAATTACCGCAGTTATGGAACGTTATTAAAGGCGACATGAGCATTGTAGGTAACCGCCCGCTGCCATTATACGAAGCAGAAAAGCTGACCACTGACAAATATGCCTTGCGATTTGCCGCCCCGGCGGGTATTACCGGCCTGTGGCAGGTAGAAAAACGTGGCAAAGCCGAAATGAGCGAAGAAGAACGCCTGATGCTTGACAACTATTACGCGGAGCACCACAGCTTATGGAATGATGCCCGTGTGATTTTGAAAACCATACCAGCTTTGCTGCAAAAAGAACAAGTGTGA
- a CDS encoding acyltransferase, protein MSLKDKIKNNPRLKKLVHWMLIPTGEARPRLWVKWFVNPFIHKRGKGSKVRSRTRMDVLPFNQFQLGANSTIEDFCTINNGVGDVSIGENSLIGMGNVIIGPVSIGNNVIFAQNIVVSGLNHEYRDVNQPIQAQKILVAPIVVEDDCWIAANSVITSGVTIGKHSVIAAGAVVTKDIPPYSVAVGNPARIIKRYDFELKDWVRV, encoded by the coding sequence ATGTCCTTAAAAGATAAAATAAAAAATAACCCCAGGCTGAAAAAACTGGTACACTGGATGCTGATACCGACCGGTGAAGCGCGGCCGCGCCTTTGGGTAAAGTGGTTTGTAAACCCCTTTATCCACAAAAGGGGTAAGGGCTCAAAGGTGCGTAGCCGTACCCGTATGGATGTGCTGCCATTCAATCAGTTTCAGTTGGGCGCTAACTCAACTATTGAGGATTTCTGTACAATTAATAATGGTGTTGGCGATGTATCAATCGGCGAAAATTCGCTGATAGGTATGGGTAATGTGATAATAGGGCCGGTAAGTATCGGCAATAACGTAATATTCGCGCAAAATATAGTAGTCAGTGGCTTAAACCACGAATATCGCGACGTCAATCAGCCCATACAAGCTCAGAAAATATTGGTAGCGCCGATAGTGGTTGAGGATGATTGCTGGATAGCCGCCAACTCCGTTATAACATCAGGCGTTACCATCGGCAAGCATAGCGTTATAGCTGCAGGTGCCGTAGTTACCAAGGATATCCCGCCGTACTCCGTAGCCGTGGGCAACCCCGCCCGAATAATCAAACGTTATGATTTTGAATTAAAGGATTGGGTTAGGGTATAA
- a CDS encoding glycosyltransferase family 2 protein, whose amino-acid sequence MIVAFWLSLFIVFYAFVGYGIVLFVLIKIKRVLKGKPVLPDAVNLPTCTLVIAAYNEERFIAEKIQNSLELNYPEGKLMFIFVTDGSTDNTAAIVSTFPQVKLMHKDGRSGKIAAVHRAMTEVTTEVVVFTDANTFLNKDAIINICRHYSDKKVGAVAGEKRVHIDETADATAGEGFYWKYESKLKTWDSELYSVVGAAGELFSIRRELYVPVQPDTILDDFMISLLVTIDGYRVIYEPDAYATETASQNVGEELKRKIRIAAGGIQSILRLKPLLNPFRNFVLSFQYISHRVLRWTVVPFLMVLALLLNIIIVANGVYGIYLLLLIAQLGFYGMALSGLILEAREIKVKIFFIPYYFCMMNYAVVRGIFRYSAGKQSAIWEKAKRQ is encoded by the coding sequence ATGATAGTTGCTTTTTGGCTAAGCCTGTTTATAGTTTTTTATGCCTTTGTAGGCTATGGCATTGTATTGTTTGTGTTGATAAAAATTAAACGCGTACTCAAAGGCAAGCCTGTTTTGCCCGATGCCGTTAACCTGCCAACCTGCACACTGGTAATTGCCGCCTATAACGAAGAGCGTTTTATTGCCGAAAAAATACAGAATAGCTTGGAGCTGAACTATCCGGAAGGTAAACTGATGTTTATTTTTGTAACCGATGGCTCTACGGATAATACAGCGGCTATCGTTTCAACTTTTCCGCAGGTTAAGTTGATGCATAAGGATGGCCGCAGTGGCAAGATAGCTGCCGTGCACCGCGCCATGACTGAAGTAACCACAGAGGTAGTGGTATTTACCGATGCCAATACTTTTTTAAATAAAGATGCCATTATAAATATATGCCGCCATTATTCCGATAAAAAAGTAGGCGCTGTGGCCGGTGAAAAACGTGTGCATATTGATGAAACCGCAGATGCCACCGCCGGCGAAGGCTTTTACTGGAAATATGAGTCGAAGCTTAAAACCTGGGATTCCGAACTGTATTCGGTAGTGGGCGCAGCCGGGGAACTGTTCAGTATACGCCGCGAGTTGTATGTGCCCGTACAGCCTGATACCATTTTGGATGATTTCATGATTTCTCTATTGGTTACTATTGACGGCTACCGGGTTATTTACGAACCGGATGCCTATGCTACCGAAACGGCATCGCAAAACGTAGGGGAGGAGCTTAAACGCAAGATCAGGATAGCTGCGGGCGGCATACAATCAATACTCCGCTTAAAGCCATTATTAAACCCCTTCCGCAATTTTGTGTTGAGCTTTCAGTACATCAGCCACCGGGTATTGCGGTGGACGGTAGTACCCTTTTTAATGGTGCTGGCCCTGTTGCTTAATATTATTATTGTTGCCAACGGAGTATATGGCATTTACCTGTTATTGCTGATAGCACAACTGGGCTTTTACGGCATGGCCTTATCAGGCTTGATACTGGAAGCGAGGGAAATAAAGGTTAAGATATTTTTTATTCCATACTACTTTTGCATGATGAATTACGCCGTAGTACGTGGTATATTCCGCTATTCGGCAGGCAAGCAAAGCGCCATATGGGAGAAGGCGAAAAGGCAGTAG